A part of Helicobacter fennelliae genomic DNA contains:
- a CDS encoding glycosyltransferase, whose product MLQIAILSRGGGQYNLKNLAIDSADSILDSASKPKSDSHFSQNLVNKIDLDSTLNSASKDSIFQDSASNLNLTQNPNTPNQNNSTLNHTPIAFHLITDTLKPSTIAKLRKLESKLNALYPASITLHHLSQDEFKDLRSWGEAGQNWCAYFRLKLGDILAPSLKTCLYLDVDTFVLQDIRPLFEMDLEGKSIAMVRDVTNITSIVKDNVVKSTDYCNSGMLFIDLDKWRTKDMSQIRGFKYNEAPDQDFINYIFKNEKKILAFQWNFLWFDERRLRFDSDKQIIKNGFNGAFDVIPCVYSLEEFRQALQSPVIVHFICGYKPWEKIDWNPNGKPEFVKHPYDKAWWQIAKSTPFFAEIKRSYTKRSFKVSTLAYLKYYAPFVFYTLRAIKRALKGVKVLPAHKTHQECQAYKTRETQNQTQNQAQQHNATHKGGIMQTPLHSQIFNLRYINRNSDNAFLSFMRKNYKKFITDSPSRMLKVWRLAYLAPLLVFRKCIVIFSLRKNAWLQCAFLTKDYKDSRLCFVYCFMQKVARKILLTNFIVLFLRPYFRFRVWRGKVDIPYFELVLTTRCTMRCESCNNLMQYFDSNNAYTCTLEGIRGALEKLFANVDSISYVRIIGGEPLLFKDIAKVVEILDFEPKVKNFDIVTNGTIIPKQDLLIALSRSYKSWVSISDYSTSPNLKIKLYQEKITHLLQEYRIAYHLIWQQEGATWWDPGKIYKRGRDKEEIIKNFKSCLMPCVSVMSNEAIATHTEAESSAKSTTQAGFVAESKIDSIDSIDSVESVDFAESMDSRINPLDSKRDSVESLDSRIDHLDSGCDPAVSLWQGKDTQKSCGQIFICPIASSLSRLKGLAAFEGDFVELDSTLSREKILRFYAQEFFEACDYCHNMWEQKRPIKIAIQTDKVLSLTE is encoded by the coding sequence ATGCTTCAAATAGCCATATTATCGAGGGGGGGGGGGCAATATAACCTTAAAAATTTAGCAATAGATTCTGCTGATTCTATTTTAGATTCTGCGTCTAAACCCAAATCAGATTCTCATTTTTCACAAAATCTAGTAAATAAAATAGATTTAGATTCCACATTAAATTCCGCTTCCAAAGATTCTATCTTTCAAGATTCCGCCTCAAATCTTAATCTAACCCAAAATCCAAACACTCCAAACCAAAATAACTCTACATTAAATCACACTCCTATCGCATTTCATCTTATCACTGATACACTAAAGCCAAGCACGATTGCTAAACTTCGCAAACTAGAATCTAAACTTAATGCACTCTACCCCGCAAGTATCACACTACATCATCTAAGCCAAGATGAGTTCAAAGATTTACGCTCTTGGGGAGAAGCAGGGCAGAATTGGTGTGCGTATTTTCGCCTAAAGCTTGGTGATATTTTAGCTCCCTCGCTAAAAACCTGCCTTTATCTTGATGTTGATACATTTGTTTTACAAGATATTCGTCCATTGTTTGAGATGGATTTGGAGGGCAAAAGTATCGCTATGGTGCGTGATGTTACAAATATCACATCAATAGTCAAAGACAATGTTGTCAAATCCACTGATTATTGCAACTCTGGCATGTTGTTTATCGATCTTGACAAATGGCGCACAAAAGATATGAGCCAAATTCGCGGATTTAAATACAATGAGGCTCCCGATCAAGACTTTATCAACTATATCTTTAAAAATGAAAAAAAGATTCTGGCATTTCAATGGAATTTCTTATGGTTTGATGAGAGGAGATTACGATTTGATTCTGATAAACAAATCATCAAAAATGGCTTCAATGGAGCCTTTGATGTAATACCTTGTGTGTATAGTTTAGAAGAATTCCGCCAAGCACTCCAATCTCCTGTAATAGTGCATTTTATATGTGGTTACAAACCATGGGAGAAAATTGACTGGAATCCAAATGGCAAACCAGAATTTGTAAAGCACCCTTATGATAAAGCTTGGTGGCAAATAGCAAAATCTACACCTTTCTTTGCAGAGATAAAGAGATCTTACACAAAGCGATCATTTAAAGTTAGCACTCTTGCATATCTCAAATATTACGCACCATTTGTGTTTTATACCCTTCGTGCGATAAAGCGCGCATTGAAGGGGGTGAAGGTATTGCCAGCGCACAAAACACATCAAGAGTGCCAAGCGTATAAAACACGCGAGACGCAAAATCAAACACAAAATCAAGCCCAACAACATAACGCGACACACAAAGGAGGCATAATGCAAACCCCCTTACACTCACAAATTTTTAATCTGCGCTACATTAATCGCAATAGTGACAACGCGTTTTTGTCGTTTATGCGTAAAAATTACAAAAAATTTATCACAGATTCTCCCTCGCGTATGCTTAAGGTATGGAGGCTTGCCTATCTTGCGCCATTGCTTGTGTTTCGCAAATGTATTGTGATATTTTCGCTTCGCAAAAATGCGTGGCTACAATGTGCGTTTTTGACTAAGGATTATAAGGATTCTAGGCTGTGTTTTGTGTATTGTTTTATGCAAAAAGTCGCGCGCAAGATTTTGCTTACAAATTTTATCGTGCTATTTTTGCGCCCGTATTTTCGGTTTCGCGTGTGGCGTGGCAAGGTGGATATTCCGTATTTTGAGCTTGTGCTTACTACGCGCTGCACGATGCGCTGTGAATCGTGCAATAACCTTATGCAATATTTTGACTCTAATAATGCCTACACTTGCACGCTTGAAGGCATAAGAGGGGCATTAGAAAAGCTATTTGCAAATGTGGATTCTATCTCGTATGTGCGGATTATCGGCGGTGAGCCACTTTTGTTTAAAGACATCGCAAAAGTCGTAGAGATACTAGACTTCGAGCCAAAGGTAAAAAACTTTGACATCGTAACCAATGGCACGATAATCCCAAAGCAAGATCTGCTTATCGCACTGAGTCGATCATATAAAAGCTGGGTGAGTATCAGCGACTATTCCACCTCGCCAAATCTCAAAATCAAGCTTTATCAAGAAAAAATCACGCATTTGCTTCAAGAATACCGCATCGCCTATCATCTGATATGGCAGCAAGAGGGCGCGACTTGGTGGGATCCGGGCAAAATCTACAAAAGAGGACGCGACAAAGAGGAGATCATCAAAAATTTCAAATCCTGCCTTATGCCCTGCGTAAGCGTGATGAGCAATGAAGCAATAGCTACTCATACAGAGGCAGAATCTAGCGCAAAATCTACAACACAGGCTGGCTTTGTGGCAGAATCTAAAATAGATTCCATAGATTCCATAGATTCTGTGGAGTCTGTGGATTTTGCGGAATCTATGGATTCTAGGATTAATCCTTTAGATTCTAAGCGCGATTCTGTGGAATCTTTAGATTCTAGGATTGACCATTTAGATTCTGGGTGCGATCCTGCGGTGAGTCTGTGGCAAGGGAAAGACACGCAAAAATCTTGCGGGCAGATATTTATATGTCCGATTGCTAGCTCACTCTCAAGGCTCAAAGGGTTAGCGGCATTTGAGGGGGATTTTGTGGAGTTAGATTCTACTTTGAGTAGGGAGAAAATCTTGCGCTTTTATGCGCAGGAATTTTTCGAGGCGTGCGATTATTGCCACAATATGTGGGAGCAAAAACGTCCGATAAAAATAGCAATCCAAACAGATAAAGTGCTAAGCTTGACAGAATAA
- the purB gene encoding adenylosuccinate lyase yields the protein MVERYAREEMKALWSMEAKYSAWLKVEIALVKGWNKLGLIPDSDCEKICKNAKFDIARIDEIEKVTKHDVIAFTTSVAESLGEESRWVHYGITSSDCIDTAVALQIRDSMQIILRDMRDLREVIKQRAMEHKYTLMVGRSHGIHGEPITFGLVLAIWFDELGRHLRALESSLEGISVGQLSGAMGNLAHTPIELEELVCENLGLKPAPVSNQVIQRDRYARVIADLALLASSCEKIAVEIRHLQRTEVYEAEEFFEVGQKGSSAMPHKRNPVLSENITGLCRMIRSFVLPAMENVALWHERDISHSSVERFILPDSFITTDFMLARLKSLIEKLVVYPKNMLKNLNLTGGLVFSQRILLELPKKGISREEAYKIVQTNAMKVWQDLQEGKSALNEKGESLYLQYLLADSKLVELIGEEAIKECFEFSYYTKSVDSIYKRVFGE from the coding sequence ATGGTAGAGCGCTATGCACGAGAGGAGATGAAGGCATTATGGAGCATGGAGGCAAAATATAGCGCGTGGCTAAAGGTAGAAATCGCGCTAGTAAAAGGCTGGAATAAGCTAGGGCTAATCCCTGATAGCGATTGCGAGAAAATCTGTAAAAACGCCAAGTTTGACATCGCACGCATAGATGAAATCGAAAAAGTTACCAAGCATGATGTAATCGCCTTTACTACAAGCGTGGCAGAATCTTTGGGCGAGGAATCGCGCTGGGTGCATTATGGGATTACTTCGAGTGATTGCATTGATACCGCGGTAGCCTTGCAGATTCGCGATTCTATGCAGATTATTTTGCGCGATATGCGGGATTTGCGCGAGGTGATAAAACAGCGCGCAATGGAGCATAAATACACGCTTATGGTAGGACGAAGTCATGGGATTCATGGCGAGCCAATTACCTTTGGGCTTGTGTTAGCAATTTGGTTCGATGAGCTAGGGAGGCATTTACGCGCGCTAGAATCTAGCCTTGAAGGCATTAGCGTAGGACAGCTTAGCGGCGCAATGGGAAATCTTGCGCACACACCAATAGAGCTAGAAGAGCTTGTATGCGAAAATCTAGGGCTAAAACCTGCCCCTGTGAGTAATCAAGTCATTCAACGTGATAGATATGCGCGCGTGATAGCAGACTTAGCGCTTTTGGCTAGCTCATGTGAGAAAATCGCAGTAGAGATTCGGCATTTGCAACGCACTGAAGTGTATGAGGCAGAGGAATTCTTTGAAGTAGGGCAAAAGGGAAGCTCCGCAATGCCTCATAAGCGAAACCCCGTGCTAAGCGAAAATATCACAGGGCTTTGTCGTATGATACGAAGCTTTGTGCTACCAGCAATGGAAAATGTAGCGCTTTGGCATGAGCGTGATATTAGCCACTCAAGCGTGGAGCGCTTTATCTTGCCTGATAGCTTTATCACTACAGATTTTATGCTTGCGCGCTTAAAAAGCCTCATTGAAAAGCTTGTCGTGTATCCAAAAAATATGCTAAAAAATCTCAATCTTACAGGTGGGCTAGTCTTTTCACAAAGAATCTTGCTAGAACTTCCAAAAAAGGGAATCTCGCGCGAGGAAGCCTATAAAATCGTGCAGACTAATGCGATGAAGGTATGGCAGGATTTGCAAGAGGGCAAAAGTGCTTTGAATGAAAAGGGTGAGAGCTTATATCTGCAATACTTACTTGCAGATTCTAAACTTGTGGAGCTTATTGGAGAAGAGGCAATCAAAGAGTGCTTTGAGTTTAGCTACTACACAAAGAGCGTGGATTCTATCTATAAGCGGGTGTTTGGAGAGTAA
- a CDS encoding AbrB/MazE/SpoVT family DNA-binding domain-containing protein, which yields MTSLIKIGNSQGIRIPKALIEQAHLQDALIELKVLDNGLLLQPQKAARQGWNEANVQKLAKKHAKEERALNEEFEGISKDWEF from the coding sequence ATGACAAGCTTAATTAAAATTGGCAACTCTCAAGGTATCCGCATACCAAAGGCGCTCATCGAGCAAGCGCATTTGCAAGATGCACTCATTGAGCTAAAAGTGCTTGATAATGGCTTGCTCCTGCAGCCACAAAAAGCCGCAAGGCAGGGCTGGAATGAAGCAAACGTGCAAAAGCTTGCCAAAAAACACGCCAAAGAGGAGCGGGCTTTGAATGAAGAATTTGAAGGTATTAGCAAGGATTGGGAGTTTTGA
- a CDS encoding type II toxin-antitoxin system PemK/MazF family toxin has translation MRLQRFEIYWVDLNPTKGYEIAKKCPCVIISPNELHFLQTRLIAPITSKGFDAPFRVDFTLEGQKARILCDQIRCISTEHFLSKITTLEDTKQEELLAILAQMFMR, from the coding sequence TTGAGACTACAACGTTTTGAGATTTATTGGGTAGATCTTAATCCCACAAAAGGCTATGAGATAGCCAAAAAGTGCCCTTGCGTTATCATTAGCCCAAATGAGCTTCATTTTTTGCAAACAAGGCTCATTGCGCCCATTACCTCAAAGGGCTTTGATGCGCCTTTTAGGGTTGATTTCACGCTGGAGGGGCAAAAAGCTCGTATCCTTTGCGATCAGATCCGCTGCATTAGCACTGAGCACTTTCTCTCAAAAATCACCACACTTGAAGACACAAAGCAAGAGGAGCTTTTGGCGATATTAGCGCAGATGTTTATGAGGTAG
- a CDS encoding 6-hydroxymethylpterin diphosphokinase MptE-like protein, producing the protein MLLELLKSHDTEAINKEISKRFIINMEFFHKTSPELFDALKNESKEYNLIINTQGINIINLTNNELVYPLNNGKSTMLEVNEELSLSPLKNPKYTIHSNGIYLDKTDEQKLPITGEACNSFIDLLFQHNGIKEYFLSKDFLPCTTLFGLLGGMFLEFIRERGVFFHSLLIFEENLDMFRVSCYFVDYPKLFENVSQGACYLFVKDLINRFFIRNFFARQKITNNFLRLELKLYDSPKIDSALQVINEEYASNSRGWGSFEDELIGIENTLKNLPQKKKKNYFLANPKKIDMPICVVGNGASLDASLEFIKQNQDKMIIFSCGTAIKPLKNYGIEPDFQIEIERIEYLKEYLEPILHKTPLLCGNMVNPDALALSKEKYLFMRGGSASGYIFKSPYVMEFCAPFVGNAGFGLACQLSSEIIMCGLDCGYIKGKTKHASNSMYGKEEVAIPQNAIRVRGNFDSEVYSDSIFLLSAQMISQAIQTLKPKVALNLSDGIYIEHARPTKPSEFELKKNKKSKYIKQIKSYFTEDKKLIFTDIRDDFYLSEILQYKAQLQNLLQTPITTKKELFVWVDCVFDICAKKSAKSPYVGILFEGSMAHICQNLMLSALHLPSNDIQGFCQDAKNNIANALNKMILRYKMLISMRNFM; encoded by the coding sequence ATGCTACTTGAATTACTCAAAAGTCACGATACAGAGGCGATTAACAAAGAAATCTCCAAGCGATTTATTATCAATATGGAGTTTTTTCACAAAACCTCTCCCGAGCTTTTTGACGCACTCAAAAACGAATCAAAAGAATACAACCTCATCATCAATACCCAAGGCATAAACATCATAAATCTCACCAATAACGAGCTTGTCTATCCGCTAAATAATGGCAAATCAACAATGCTTGAAGTCAATGAAGAACTCAGCCTCTCTCCGCTCAAAAATCCAAAATACACAATCCACTCTAATGGAATCTACCTCGACAAAACAGACGAGCAAAAGCTCCCAATAACCGGTGAAGCCTGTAATAGTTTTATTGATCTTTTGTTTCAGCACAATGGTATAAAAGAATATTTTTTAAGCAAAGATTTTTTGCCTTGCACGACTCTTTTTGGGCTTTTGGGTGGAATGTTTTTGGAATTTATCCGCGAGCGTGGGGTATTTTTTCACTCATTGCTGATTTTTGAAGAAAATCTCGATATGTTTCGGGTGAGTTGCTATTTTGTGGATTATCCTAAATTATTTGAAAATGTCTCACAAGGCGCGTGCTATCTCTTTGTCAAAGATCTTATCAATCGCTTTTTTATCCGCAATTTTTTTGCAAGACAAAAAATCACAAATAATTTTTTGCGCCTAGAACTAAAGCTTTATGATAGCCCTAAAATAGATTCTGCCTTGCAAGTTATCAATGAAGAATACGCGAGTAATTCTCGTGGGTGGGGAAGCTTTGAAGATGAGCTTATCGGCATTGAAAACACGCTCAAAAACCTACCACAAAAAAAGAAAAAAAACTACTTTCTAGCAAACCCCAAAAAAATCGATATGCCAATTTGCGTTGTCGGCAATGGCGCGAGCCTAGATGCAAGCCTAGAATTTATCAAGCAAAACCAAGACAAAATGATTATTTTTAGCTGTGGAACGGCGATAAAACCGCTCAAAAACTATGGCATTGAGCCTGATTTTCAGATAGAGATTGAGCGTATTGAGTATCTCAAAGAGTATCTAGAGCCAATCCTACACAAAACACCTCTGCTTTGTGGCAATATGGTCAATCCAGACGCGCTTGCCCTTTCAAAAGAAAAATACCTCTTTATGCGCGGAGGAAGCGCGAGTGGCTATATATTCAAAAGCCCCTATGTGATGGAATTTTGCGCTCCATTTGTGGGTAATGCGGGCTTTGGGCTTGCTTGCCAGCTCTCAAGTGAAATCATTATGTGCGGGCTTGACTGCGGATATATCAAAGGCAAAACAAAGCACGCAAGCAATTCAATGTATGGCAAAGAAGAAGTTGCTATTCCGCAAAATGCGATACGAGTGCGCGGAAATTTTGATTCTGAAGTGTATAGTGATTCGATTTTTTTGCTCTCTGCGCAAATGATCTCTCAAGCCATACAAACCCTCAAGCCAAAAGTCGCGCTCAACCTAAGCGATGGAATCTACATCGAGCATGCGCGCCCGACAAAGCCGAGTGAATTTGAGCTCAAAAAAAATAAAAAATCAAAATACATAAAGCAAATCAAAAGCTATTTCACAGAAGACAAAAAGCTTATTTTTACAGATATTCGCGATGATTTTTATCTAAGCGAGATTCTGCAATACAAAGCGCAATTACAAAACCTGCTCCAAACGCCAATCACAACCAAAAAAGAGCTTTTTGTGTGGGTGGATTGCGTGTTTGACATCTGCGCGAAAAAATCAGCTAAATCGCCTTATGTGGGGATTTTGTTTGAGGGAAGTATGGCGCATATTTGCCAGAATCTTATGCTTTCAGCCTTGCATTTGCCAAGCAATGACATTCAAGGATTCTGCCAAGATGCCAAAAACAACATCGCAAACGCACTCAATAAGATGATTTTGCGCTATAAAATGCTTATCTCAATGCGGAATTTTATGTGA
- the thiC gene encoding phosphomethylpyrimidine synthase ThiC, whose amino-acid sequence MRTQWIQKRENDTIKTQLYYAKKSIITEEMQYIANIENISAQVVCDEVAKGRLIIPANINHKNLQPMGIGVALRTKINSNIGSSQIIHSIDEEVQKLKTSIKYGADTVMDLSTGGDLDKIRTAIIQESSVPIGTVPMYQILHDVNNDILKLDIDTMLGVLRKQAEQGVSYFTIHCGFLLRHLPAVSKRKMGIVSRGGSLMASWMLHYHKENPFYEAFDEILKICQKYDVSLSLGDSLRPGCLADASDEAQFSELQILGELAKRAYNADVQVMIEGPGHIPLNQIERNVKLQKEYCNQAPFYVLGPLVTDIAAGYDHIASAIGACVAAWKGVAMLCYVTPKEHLGLPNAKDVREGILAYKIAAHAADIARGRIKARERDDAMSDARYSFDWNRQFELALDPERAREYHDEALPQEVFKEAEFCSMCGPKFCSYKITQDIFKQYGNRVENLERQS is encoded by the coding sequence ATGAGAACACAATGGATACAAAAACGAGAAAATGACACTATAAAAACACAACTTTATTATGCTAAAAAATCCATAATCACTGAAGAAATGCAATACATCGCCAATATCGAAAATATCTCCGCGCAAGTGGTGTGCGATGAAGTTGCCAAAGGAAGATTGATTATCCCTGCAAATATCAACCACAAAAATTTACAGCCAATGGGTATTGGCGTCGCTTTGCGCACAAAGATAAATTCTAATATCGGATCAAGCCAAATTATCCATTCTATCGATGAGGAAGTGCAAAAGCTCAAAACTTCTATCAAATATGGTGCTGATACGGTTATGGATTTATCCACAGGTGGCGATCTAGACAAAATCCGCACAGCAATCATTCAAGAATCAAGCGTGCCTATTGGCACTGTGCCTATGTATCAGATTCTGCATGATGTGAATAATGATATTTTAAAGCTTGATATTGACACGATGCTTGGGGTGCTACGCAAGCAAGCAGAACAAGGCGTGAGTTACTTCACCATTCACTGCGGGTTTTTGCTCCGCCATTTGCCCGCTGTCTCAAAGCGCAAAATGGGTATCGTCTCTCGGGGCGGAAGCCTTATGGCAAGCTGGATGCTTCATTATCACAAAGAAAATCCATTCTATGAAGCCTTTGATGAGATCTTAAAGATTTGTCAAAAATATGATGTCTCACTCTCACTTGGGGATTCTTTGCGTCCGGGTTGCTTGGCTGATGCAAGCGATGAGGCGCAATTTAGTGAATTGCAGATTCTAGGTGAGCTTGCAAAAAGGGCTTATAATGCTGATGTGCAAGTGATGATTGAGGGTCCGGGACATATTCCGCTTAATCAAATCGAGCGCAATGTCAAACTCCAAAAAGAATATTGCAATCAAGCACCTTTTTATGTGTTGGGTCCATTGGTTACGGATATTGCTGCTGGATATGATCATATCGCAAGTGCGATTGGGGCGTGTGTGGCAGCATGGAAAGGCGTGGCGATGCTATGCTATGTAACCCCAAAGGAGCATTTAGGCTTGCCAAATGCAAAAGATGTGCGCGAGGGGATTTTAGCCTACAAAATCGCTGCACACGCCGCAGATATAGCGCGCGGTAGAATCAAAGCGCGAGAGCGAGATGATGCGATGAGTGATGCGCGATATAGCTTTGATTGGAATAGGCAATTTGAGCTAGCCCTTGATCCTGAAAGAGCGCGCGAATATCATGATGAGGCATTGCCACAAGAAGTGTTTAAAGAAGCGGAATTTTGCTCGATGTGCGGACCGAAATTTTGTAGTTACAAAATCACACAAGATATTTTTAAGCAATATGGCAATAGAGTCGAGAATCTTGAACGACAATCTTAA
- a CDS encoding catalase — translation MSKKLTTATGTPIGDNQNSLTAGKRGPTLLQDTWLLEKLAHFDRERIPERVVHAKGSAAYGELTITNDITQYSKADIFSQIGKKTKAFLRFSTVAGERGAADAERDVRGFALKFYTNEGNWDIVGNNTPVFFIKDAVKFPDFIHTQKRDPKTNMRSATAAWDFWSLHPESLHQVTILMSDRGIPRSYREMHGFGSHTYSFINAKNERFWVKFHFKCMQGIHNPTNKEAVAIIANDRESHQKDLFENIERGNFPKWRFCVQVMPEKDAESYRFNPFDLTKTWSHKDYPLIEVGILELNKNPENYFAEVEQAAFNPANIVPGIGYSPDKMLQGRLFSYGDTQRYRLGINHTQLPVNAPIAPVANTHRDGFMQMGSFGGARNYNPSMYDDYSEDKNAIEPPLFIKEGEVMDHYNHREYEEDHFSQAGDLYRLLNAEQKEVLCQNIKEAMEGVPTEIKKRQIEHFKKADPAYGKRIEELVL, via the coding sequence ATGAGTAAAAAACTAACAACAGCAACAGGCACGCCCATTGGCGACAACCAAAACTCACTCACAGCGGGCAAAAGGGGACCCACACTTTTGCAAGACACATGGCTACTTGAGAAGCTCGCACATTTTGACAGAGAGCGCATACCTGAGCGCGTCGTGCATGCAAAAGGCAGTGCGGCGTATGGAGAGCTCACCATCACTAATGACATTACGCAATATTCAAAAGCTGATATTTTTAGCCAAATAGGCAAAAAGACAAAGGCGTTTTTGCGCTTCTCCACCGTGGCAGGCGAGCGGGGCGCAGCAGATGCGGAGCGCGATGTGCGAGGCTTTGCGCTCAAATTCTACACAAATGAGGGAAATTGGGATATTGTCGGCAACAACACGCCTGTGTTTTTCATTAAAGACGCGGTGAAATTCCCGGATTTTATCCACACACAAAAGCGCGATCCAAAGACAAATATGCGAAGCGCAACTGCGGCGTGGGATTTTTGGAGCTTACACCCAGAATCTTTGCACCAAGTAACAATCCTTATGAGTGATCGCGGGATTCCGCGCAGTTATCGAGAAATGCATGGCTTTGGTAGCCACACTTATAGCTTTATCAATGCCAAAAACGAGCGCTTTTGGGTGAAATTCCACTTCAAATGTATGCAAGGAATCCACAACCCCACTAATAAAGAAGCCGTGGCGATTATTGCAAACGATAGAGAAAGCCACCAAAAAGATTTATTTGAAAACATTGAGCGGGGCAACTTCCCCAAATGGCGATTCTGTGTGCAGGTGATGCCTGAAAAAGACGCGGAAAGCTACCGCTTTAATCCTTTTGACCTTACCAAGACTTGGAGCCATAAGGATTACCCGCTCATTGAGGTGGGGATTTTGGAGCTTAATAAGAATCCAGAGAATTACTTTGCCGAGGTTGAGCAAGCGGCATTTAACCCCGCAAATATCGTGCCGGGCATTGGATACAGCCCTGATAAAATGCTGCAAGGTAGGCTCTTTAGCTATGGCGACACGCAACGTTACCGACTAGGCATTAACCACACTCAACTGCCTGTGAATGCGCCCATCGCACCTGTGGCAAACACGCACCGCGATGGCTTTATGCAGATGGGCAGCTTTGGCGGCGCAAGGAACTACAACCCAAGCATGTATGATGATTACAGCGAGGATAAAAACGCAATCGAGCCGCCGCTCTTTATCAAAGAAGGCGAGGTAATGGATCATTACAATCACCGCGAGTATGAGGAGGATCATTTTAGCCAAGCAGGCGATTTGTATCGCCTATTGAACGCAGAGCAAAAAGAAGTGCTTTGCCAAAACATCAAAGAGGCGATGGAGGGCGTGCCCACAGAGATTAAAAAGCGCCAAATTGAGCATTTCAAAAAGGCAGATCCTGCCTATGGTAAGCGCATAGAAGAGCTTGTGCTTTGA
- the cysK gene encoding cysteine synthase A encodes MKIYNRITDIIGNTPIIKIEGISGQIYGKCEYLNPSHSVKDRAAYAMIKKGLDEGKINKDTIIIESTSGNMGISLAMICADLGLQIILTMPESMSIERRKMMNFFGAKLELTPASEGMKGAFNKALELVKTTPNSFMPSQFENLANKEAHRRTTAIEIYEAFEGSLDYFVAGFGTGGTISGVGEVLKEKIPNIKIIGVEPAASPLLSKGQAGPHKIQGIGANFVPQILNKDIMDSIMCAENDEAIAMAKRLGKLGIMVGISSGANVAIAEKIAKENPGKKILTMLNDTAERYLSTDLFA; translated from the coding sequence ATGAAAATATATAATCGCATAACTGATATTATAGGCAACACGCCAATTATTAAGATAGAAGGCATTAGCGGGCAGATTTATGGTAAATGTGAATATCTCAATCCAAGCCATTCTGTCAAAGATAGGGCAGCATATGCAATGATAAAAAAAGGGCTTGATGAGGGCAAAATCAATAAAGACACTATCATCATAGAATCTACAAGTGGCAATATGGGTATTTCTTTGGCGATGATTTGTGCGGATTTGGGCTTGCAGATAATCCTCACTATGCCAGAATCTATGAGCATAGAGCGACGCAAAATGATGAATTTTTTTGGCGCAAAACTCGAGCTTACTCCTGCAAGCGAAGGTATGAAGGGCGCGTTTAATAAGGCATTAGAGCTTGTCAAAACCACTCCAAACTCATTTATGCCAAGCCAATTTGAAAACCTTGCTAATAAAGAAGCCCACAGGCGCACAACAGCCATTGAGATTTATGAAGCGTTTGAGGGATCGCTTGATTATTTTGTGGCAGGATTTGGCACAGGTGGCACGATTAGCGGTGTAGGCGAGGTGCTCAAAGAAAAAATCCCAAATATCAAAATCATCGGTGTTGAGCCTGCTGCTTCGCCATTGCTAAGCAAAGGACAAGCAGGACCACACAAAATTCAGGGCATTGGGGCAAATTTTGTGCCACAGATTCTCAACAAAGACATTATGGATTCTATCATGTGCGCAGAAAATGACGAAGCAATCGCTATGGCAAAAAGACTTGGCAAACTCGGCATAATGGTTGGAATCTCAAGTGGCGCAAATGTCGCTATCGCTGAAAAAATCGCAAAAGAAAATCCGGGCAAAAAAATCCTTACAATGCTTAATGATACAGCTGAGCGGTATCTCTCGACAGATTTGTTTGCATAG